One region of Saprospiraceae bacterium genomic DNA includes:
- a CDS encoding class I tRNA ligase family protein, translating into MRENPFKKSGEANEEEDALSKYVFTGDKTFWHILKAHGRDNRKNPTEAEDALWQALRNRQLDGYKFRRQHQIGAFIADFACISEKLVVEVDGEYHNTAEQKEFDEARTAYLNDASFRVVRFTNQQVLSDLKGVLYELRKVLASPPDPLSKGEGETEMGAVSRSPSPLERGSGGEARTRDFDLHRPYIDQIVLVSPSGKKMFRELDLIDVWFDSGSMPYAQWHYPFENQEKFPPSMGGQGGAFPADFIAEGVDQTRGWFYTLHAIATMVFDSVAYKTVVSNGLVLDKEGNKMSKSKGNVVDPFETIEEYGADATRWYMMANANPWDNLKFDAAGIIEVRNKLFGTLYNTYNFFALYANLDGFKHDEFNVLPYNQRTELDRWVISKLYSLVADYRAAMDDYDVTRACRAIEDFVDEHLSNWYVRLSRRRFWKGEMSADKTAAYQTLFECLLVTSQLMSSVAPFFSDWLYRNLTAPIKDVAKAKNTPLRHDSVHLSDLTQPDPSKVDKDLEKRMDYAQRICSLALSIRKKEKLRVRLPLQKILLPVLDEAFIAEVDGVKDLILSEINVKQLEYVTDASGLLKKGAKANFKTLGAKLGKDMKEAAALIANFSNDDINALEKSGSLEISVNGTAYTLTPEDLIVTTEDLPGWKVATDGDLTVALDVTLTPELLAEGTARDLVNRIQNIRKDKDFNVTDRVTVTLEKHAAILDAVERFRDYIKAEVLATDLVLADKVDGEKVELEDGVAVGIEVSVN; encoded by the coding sequence ATGAGAGAAAATCCTTTCAAAAAATCCGGAGAAGCAAATGAAGAGGAGGATGCCCTTTCAAAATATGTCTTTACGGGCGACAAGACTTTTTGGCACATCCTAAAAGCACATGGCCGGGACAATCGCAAAAACCCGACGGAAGCCGAGGATGCACTTTGGCAAGCTCTCCGAAACCGCCAATTGGATGGATACAAATTTCGCAGACAGCATCAAATCGGTGCCTTCATAGCTGATTTCGCCTGCATTTCTGAAAAATTGGTCGTGGAAGTGGATGGCGAGTACCACAACACTGCCGAGCAAAAAGAATTTGATGAAGCACGAACGGCTTATTTGAATGATGCGAGTTTTCGGGTGGTTCGGTTTACGAATCAACAAGTGTTGAGTGATTTGAAGGGGGTGCTGTACGAGTTGCGCAAAGTCCTTGCCTCACCCCCCGACCCCCTCTCCAAAGGCGAGGGGGAGACAGAGATGGGCGCGGTATCGCGCTCCCCCTCGCCTTTGGAGAGGGGGTCGGGGGGGGAGGCAAGGACGCGCGATTTTGACCTCCACCGCCCCTACATTGACCAAATCGTCCTCGTTTCCCCCTCCGGCAAAAAAATGTTCCGCGAACTCGACCTCATTGACGTGTGGTTCGACTCCGGCTCCATGCCCTACGCCCAGTGGCACTATCCGTTCGAGAATCAGGAGAAGTTTCCCCCCTCAATGGGGGGGCAAGGGGGGGCTTTCCCTGCCGACTTCATCGCCGAAGGCGTTGACCAGACGCGCGGCTGGTTCTACACGCTCCACGCCATCGCCACGATGGTGTTCGATTCGGTGGCCTACAAAACCGTTGTCTCGAACGGCCTCGTTTTGGACAAAGAAGGCAACAAAATGTCCAAATCGAAAGGCAACGTCGTTGACCCCTTCGAGACCATCGAAGAGTACGGCGCCGACGCGACGCGCTGGTACATGATGGCCAACGCCAACCCCTGGGACAACCTGAAATTCGACGCGGCAGGCATCATCGAGGTGCGCAACAAGTTGTTCGGCACGCTCTACAACACGTACAATTTCTTCGCGCTCTATGCCAATCTCGACGGCTTCAAGCACGACGAGTTCAATGTGTTGCCTTACAACCAACGCACCGAACTCGACCGCTGGGTCATTTCCAAACTCTACTCGCTCGTGGCCGATTACCGCGCCGCTATGGACGACTACGACGTGACCCGTGCCTGCCGTGCCATCGAAGATTTTGTGGACGAGCATTTGTCAAATTGGTATGTGCGCCTATCGCGCCGCCGTTTTTGGAAAGGCGAAATGAGTGCCGATAAAACGGCGGCCTATCAAACCCTTTTCGAGTGCCTGCTTGTGACCAGCCAACTCATGTCGTCTGTCGCGCCGTTTTTCTCCGACTGGCTCTACCGGAATTTGACCGCACCCATCAAAGATGTGGCAAAAGCGAAAAACACCCCGCTCCGCCACGACTCGGTTCACCTGTCTGATTTGACGCAGCCAGACCCATCGAAAGTGGACAAGGATTTGGAAAAACGCATGGACTACGCCCAGCGGATTTGCTCGTTGGCATTGAGTATCAGGAAAAAAGAAAAATTGCGGGTGCGTTTGCCTTTGCAAAAAATCCTCTTGCCCGTGCTCGACGAGGCTTTCATCGCTGAAGTGGATGGGGTGAAAGATTTGATTTTGTCGGAAATCAACGTGAAACAGTTGGAGTACGTCACCGATGCGTCGGGTTTGTTGAAAAAAGGCGCGAAGGCGAATTTTAAGACTTTGGGCGCCAAACTCGGCAAGGACATGAAAGAAGCGGCGGCCTTGATTGCCAATTTTTCCAACGACGACATCAACGCTTTGGAAAAATCCGGCTCGCTCGAAATCAGCGTCAACGGCACTGCCTACACGCTCACGCCGGAAGATTTGATTGTCACGACCGAAGACCTGCCCGGCTGGAAAGTCGCCACCGACGGCGACCTGACGGTGGCGCTCGACGTGACGCTCACGCCCGAACTACTGGCCGAAGGCACGGCCCGCGACCTCGTGAACCGCATCCAGAACATCCGCAAAGACAAAGACTTCAACGTGACCGACCGCGTGACGGTGACTCTGGAAAAACACGCCGCCATCCTCGACGCGGTGGAACGCTTCCGCGACTACATCAAAGCCGAAGTGCTGGCGACGGATTTGGTGCTGGCCGACAAAGTGGACGGCGAAAAAGTGGAATTGGAGGATGGGGTGGCGGTGGGGATTGAGGTGAGCGTGAATTGA
- a CDS encoding DUF1016 family protein: MSASVTLTSEHRFWLEHFKSKIQSAQIKAALSVNTQLIRLYWELGQMIAERQENAQWGADVLKILSSDLKDEFPLMTGFSRTNLAYMAQFYRFYQDAGEFVQQLVGQIPWGHNILIFTKSDTLETAKFYLQATLQNSWSRNVLAIQIESRLHERQGQAITNFAQTLPSPQAELAQQTLKDPYLFDFLALTPTIHELDLEKQLTDHIVRFLLELGAGFAFVGRQYPLAVGDKTYFLDLLFYHIRLRCFVAVDLKMESFAPEHAGKMNFYLSAIDDLLRNETDNPSIGVILCKTKDRIEVEYALRDLNKPIGVSQWMLTQSLPEHIQSAFPTTEQLETELSERFLKP, encoded by the coding sequence ATGAGCGCATCCGTCACCCTGACATCCGAACATCGCTTTTGGCTTGAGCACTTCAAGTCCAAAATTCAGTCGGCGCAAATCAAAGCTGCATTGTCCGTCAACACACAGCTTATCAGGCTGTATTGGGAGTTGGGACAGATGATTGCCGAGCGGCAGGAAAATGCGCAGTGGGGAGCAGATGTTTTGAAAATACTGTCTTCTGACTTGAAAGACGAATTTCCTCTAATGACGGGATTTTCGAGGACTAATCTTGCCTACATGGCACAGTTTTATCGTTTTTACCAAGATGCTGGTGAATTTGTTCAACAGCTTGTTGGACAAATTCCTTGGGGACACAACATCCTGATTTTCACCAAGTCGGACACTTTGGAAACTGCAAAGTTTTACCTCCAAGCCACCCTCCAAAACAGCTGGTCGCGGAATGTTCTTGCCATTCAGATAGAATCCCGCTTGCATGAGCGGCAAGGGCAGGCCATTACCAACTTTGCCCAGACTTTGCCCAGTCCTCAAGCAGAACTGGCGCAACAGACCCTCAAAGACCCTTACCTCTTCGACTTTTTGGCGCTAACCCCGACGATACACGAGCTGGATTTGGAAAAGCAACTAACCGACCACATCGTCCGGTTTTTGTTAGAACTTGGAGCCGGCTTTGCCTTTGTCGGGCGGCAGTACCCGCTTGCGGTTGGCGACAAAACCTATTTCCTCGACCTGCTTTTTTACCACATCCGCCTGCGTTGTTTTGTGGCCGTTGATTTGAAAATGGAGTCGTTTGCACCAGAACACGCGGGCAAAATGAATTTTTACCTTTCAGCAATAGATGACTTGCTTCGCAACGAAACCGACAACCCAAGCATTGGGGTCATTCTTTGCAAAACAAAAGACCGCATCGAAGTCGAATATGCCCTGCGCGACCTGAACAAACCCATTGGAGTAAGCCAGTGGATGTTGACTCAATCACTGCCAGAACATATTCAATCGGCCTTTCCAACGACTGAGCAGTTGGAAACAGAACTTTCTGAACGATTTTTGAAACCTTGA
- the metF gene encoding methylenetetrahydrofolate reductase [NAD(P)H], producing the protein MKVTEYFKKAKGKTLISFEVLPPLKGGSMQAIFNTLDALMEFKPPFIDVTYHREEFLYKQRPSGYYEKTAIRKRPGTVGICAAIMHRYGVDAVPHLLCGGFSVEETENALIDLNFLGIKNVLALRGDARQFEDKFMPNDNGHKYALDLVRQIVGMNQGRYLDSNIVNGEKTDFCIGVAGYPEKHFEAPNLPTDLHFTKEKVDAGAGYIVTQMFFDNKKYFDYVEACRKEGIEVPIVPGLKPLTKKYQLNSIPRKFFINMPEDLVREVMKAKDDNAVLQVGLEWCVQQSRELKAAGVPCLHYYTMGDTDTIKSIAAAVA; encoded by the coding sequence ATGAAAGTCACAGAGTATTTCAAAAAAGCAAAAGGCAAAACACTCATCTCGTTTGAGGTGCTGCCACCCCTCAAAGGCGGCAGCATGCAAGCCATCTTCAACACGTTGGACGCCCTCATGGAATTCAAACCGCCGTTCATTGACGTGACCTATCACCGCGAGGAATTTCTTTACAAGCAACGCCCATCTGGCTACTACGAAAAGACGGCTATTCGGAAGCGCCCCGGCACGGTAGGGATATGCGCGGCCATCATGCACCGCTACGGGGTGGATGCCGTGCCGCATCTACTGTGTGGCGGCTTTTCGGTGGAAGAAACGGAAAACGCCCTCATTGACCTCAACTTCTTGGGCATCAAGAACGTGCTGGCGCTCCGCGGCGATGCCCGGCAGTTCGAGGACAAATTCATGCCGAACGACAACGGCCACAAGTACGCGCTCGACCTCGTGCGCCAAATCGTGGGCATGAACCAAGGCCGCTATCTGGACTCCAACATCGTCAATGGCGAAAAAACCGATTTCTGCATCGGCGTGGCCGGATACCCGGAAAAACATTTTGAAGCCCCTAATTTGCCCACCGACCTGCATTTCACGAAAGAAAAAGTGGATGCGGGCGCGGGCTACATCGTGACCCAAATGTTTTTTGACAACAAAAAATACTTCGACTACGTGGAGGCTTGCCGCAAGGAGGGCATCGAGGTGCCGATAGTGCCGGGCCTGAAGCCGCTGACCAAAAAATATCAACTCAACTCCATCCCGCGCAAGTTTTTCATCAATATGCCGGAAGACTTGGTGCGCGAAGTGATGAAAGCCAAAGACGACAACGCGGTGTTGCAAGTCGGCCTTGAATGGTGCGTGCAGCAGTCGCGTGAATTGAAGGCCGCGGGGGTGCCATGCCTGCACTACTACACCATGGGCGACACGGACACCATCAAGTCTATCGCGGCAGCAGTAGCGTGA
- a CDS encoding PDZ domain-containing protein: MKTIAHLLAIFFILMPWCRSPLFSQQNTANSEKVITITKRSVDKDGSETTETIVKKGKASENFDVDKYISENRADNVQVEVRVEQRSNEESTVTMKRSPSKAKSQSTHPEDGYAGIYGAKSNEPKPFLGVEEDSDEDPNEPGLVVDVVRGSAADLAGLRDNDVIMSLNGAPITRWSDLSNFMKTAKTGDKVKIVYRRNGKEATTEATLITRSEVKKETPAPRGFLGVSPKGTDDKAPGTIVSITKSSAAEKAGLQTGDVIFQLDDTTIADYEDISDFMRYTKPGDKVRIVFERNGQRNTTEATLGEQKAWDWENWNIGNLNLDNLKIDIRDKAACLGVYSVNATVDDQQGTQITGFTEKSAARESNMITGDLITSINGQRVRGHDDLWNEIAKLKVGDKVVVGYLRDKQLATVETTLKACRDQSRVEMSETDEDGNSQNRRFFTWNWDQDEQQRLRTNRIITIRKPTDGDATNAELAPEQPTSQDRILTLDSFRAYPNPTQGQVTISFKAAPIATVVTLYDMNGRQLFREELNYFSGDYHQQFDLSDYAKGTVVVRVQQSEKVFTNQIVVN, encoded by the coding sequence ATGAAAACAATAGCTCACCTCCTTGCTATCTTCTTCATTTTGATGCCTTGGTGCCGCTCGCCGCTGTTTTCTCAACAAAACACCGCCAACAGCGAAAAAGTAATCACCATCACCAAACGAAGCGTTGACAAAGACGGCTCCGAAACCACCGAGACGATTGTCAAAAAAGGCAAAGCTTCCGAAAACTTTGATGTGGACAAGTACATATCGGAAAACAGAGCCGACAATGTGCAGGTGGAAGTGCGCGTGGAGCAACGCTCCAATGAGGAAAGCACCGTCACCATGAAACGCTCGCCCAGCAAAGCCAAAAGCCAGAGCACACATCCCGAAGATGGCTATGCAGGCATCTATGGCGCAAAGAGCAACGAGCCTAAGCCCTTCCTCGGCGTGGAAGAAGACTCCGACGAAGACCCCAACGAGCCGGGATTGGTAGTGGACGTTGTGCGCGGCTCTGCGGCAGATTTGGCGGGCCTGCGCGACAACGACGTGATTATGTCGCTCAATGGCGCCCCGATAACTCGTTGGAGCGACCTTTCCAACTTTATGAAAACGGCCAAAACTGGCGACAAGGTCAAAATCGTCTATCGTCGCAATGGAAAGGAAGCCACCACCGAGGCCACGCTCATCACACGAAGCGAGGTGAAAAAGGAAACGCCCGCGCCACGTGGCTTTCTCGGCGTGTCGCCCAAAGGCACCGACGACAAGGCCCCCGGCACCATCGTCAGCATCACCAAAAGCTCAGCCGCCGAAAAAGCAGGGCTGCAAACCGGCGATGTCATTTTCCAACTCGACGACACCACCATCGCCGACTATGAAGACATCAGCGACTTCATGCGATACACCAAGCCCGGCGACAAAGTGCGCATCGTGTTCGAGCGCAACGGCCAGCGCAACACCACCGAAGCCACGCTTGGCGAGCAAAAGGCATGGGACTGGGAAAACTGGAACATCGGCAACCTCAATCTCGACAACCTAAAAATTGACATCCGTGATAAAGCCGCCTGCCTCGGCGTGTATAGCGTCAATGCAACCGTGGACGACCAACAAGGCACCCAAATCACGGGGTTCACCGAAAAGAGCGCCGCACGCGAGTCCAATATGATAACGGGCGACCTTATCACCAGCATCAACGGCCAGCGCGTGCGAGGCCACGATGACCTTTGGAACGAAATCGCCAAACTCAAGGTGGGCGACAAAGTGGTGGTGGGTTACTTGCGCGACAAACAGCTCGCCACCGTGGAAACCACCCTGAAAGCCTGCCGCGACCAAAGCCGCGTGGAAATGTCGGAAACCGACGAGGACGGCAACAGCCAAAATCGGCGCTTTTTCACTTGGAACTGGGACCAAGACGAACAACAACGCCTGCGTACCAACCGAATCATCACTATCCGCAAACCAACCGACGGCGATGCCACCAACGCCGAACTGGCACCCGAGCAACCCACGTCGCAAGACCGCATCCTGACGCTCGACTCCTTCCGTGCCTACCCCAATCCCACGCAGGGGCAGGTGACCATCTCGTTCAAAGCAGCCCCGATAGCCACTGTGGTCACCCTATACGACATGAACGGGCGCCAGCTCTTCCGCGAAGAGCTCAATTATTTCAGCGGCGACTATCACCAGCAATTCGACCTCTCGGACTACGCCAAAGGCACGGTCGTCGTCCGGGTGCAGCAATCGGAAAAGGTGTTTACCAATCAGATTGTGGTGAACTGA
- a CDS encoding carbohydrate binding family 9 domain-containing protein has product MNIHLLPICFVPLYYYPVFAQPPRLDTDPPKRQYFTQRIANDAIALDGKLDEPVWQTVAPGNDFIEYQPDEGTPPSQPTEFRILYDDKYLYIGFRMFDSAPDSLVRRMDRRDEFPGDWVEINIDSYHDLRTAFSFTFSCSGVRGDEFVSNNGEDWDSNWNPIWDGKSQVDSLGWTAEVKIPFSQLRYNNDPEQVWGFQVQRNIFRKNERSTFQHIPQSGSGWVSRFAELHGLSNLPRNKGMEIAPYLLAKTEHFEKQLGNPFADGSNQQVTVGVDGKFAVTRDLILDYTVNPDFGQVEADPGAVRLDGYQIFFSERRPFFMESRNLFDYNLTGSATGFDFDGDLLFYSRRIGGAPHGRPHLNPGEFADVPQATSILGAAKFSGKTKKGWSVGLLESVTRRENAQIDRNGERRKELVEPRTNYFVGRLMKDYDQGNTIIGAVFTAVNREKGLDWLHRSAYSGGLDVQHFWKSRWWNVTGKLLFSRVQGSPEAILATQRSFERYFQRANAPHLRLDPTRTALTGTGGTVKIGKYGGKPDKLGGIVKFEAGGTWRSPEFEVNDIGFLQSADEVNHFVWAGYHIQQPFSVFRNIRFNYNHWFRWDFGGRHLFTFYNVNAHAFFQSNWNVGTGFFLNPHDISNNALRGSAPLRRPNGYGAFAYFDSDERKKMSFYGNANFFNGFERVVTSRSVNVGINVQATDALRFGLYPGYDYAWRKQDQYVQTVRRGDETRTIVSEVKQQSFSLTGRLTYNLTPNLTVQYYGQPFIFRALYNHYGIVTDPLAQGYDTRFHRFGEQELTAKDGLFSVDENRDGTTDYTFSKPDFNFIQFRSNLVVRWEYIPGSEIFLVWSQGATPDAYHDLDTPVIRSLFGNVFDVQPVNILLVKATYRFLK; this is encoded by the coding sequence ATGAACATTCATCTCCTTCCTATCTGTTTCGTCCCGTTATACTACTATCCGGTCTTTGCTCAACCCCCACGGTTGGACACCGACCCGCCCAAACGGCAGTATTTCACCCAGCGAATAGCCAACGATGCCATTGCCTTGGACGGGAAACTGGACGAACCCGTCTGGCAAACCGTAGCCCCCGGCAACGACTTCATCGAATACCAGCCCGATGAGGGCACGCCGCCCAGCCAACCGACCGAGTTTCGGATACTCTACGACGACAAGTACCTGTACATCGGTTTTCGGATGTTCGATTCCGCGCCCGACTCGCTCGTCCGGCGCATGGACCGTCGCGACGAATTTCCGGGCGACTGGGTGGAAATCAACATAGACAGCTACCATGACCTGCGCACGGCGTTTTCGTTCACCTTTTCGTGCAGCGGGGTGCGCGGCGATGAGTTTGTCAGCAACAACGGCGAAGACTGGGACTCCAACTGGAACCCGATCTGGGACGGCAAATCCCAGGTGGATTCGCTGGGCTGGACGGCCGAGGTGAAAATCCCGTTCAGTCAACTGCGCTACAACAACGACCCGGAGCAGGTGTGGGGCTTTCAGGTGCAGCGGAACATCTTTCGAAAAAACGAACGCTCTACCTTCCAGCACATCCCGCAAAGCGGCAGCGGCTGGGTCAGCAGGTTCGCCGAACTGCACGGACTGAGCAACCTGCCGCGCAACAAGGGCATGGAAATCGCCCCCTACCTGTTGGCCAAAACCGAGCACTTTGAAAAACAGCTGGGCAACCCCTTCGCCGACGGCTCGAACCAGCAGGTCACGGTGGGCGTGGACGGCAAGTTCGCCGTGACCCGCGACCTCATCCTCGACTACACCGTGAACCCCGACTTTGGCCAAGTGGAGGCCGACCCCGGCGCCGTGCGGCTCGACGGCTACCAGATTTTTTTCAGCGAACGCCGCCCCTTTTTCATGGAAAGCCGAAACCTGTTCGACTACAACCTGACCGGCTCCGCCACGGGCTTCGATTTCGACGGCGACCTGCTGTTCTACTCCCGACGGATCGGCGGCGCGCCACACGGACGACCGCACTTGAACCCCGGCGAATTTGCCGATGTGCCGCAAGCGACCTCGATTTTGGGCGCAGCCAAGTTTTCGGGAAAAACCAAAAAAGGCTGGTCGGTCGGTCTTTTGGAAAGCGTGACCCGCCGCGAAAACGCTCAAATTGACCGCAACGGCGAGCGCCGAAAAGAATTGGTGGAGCCGCGAACCAACTATTTCGTCGGGCGGCTGATGAAAGACTACGACCAAGGGAACACGATTATCGGCGCTGTTTTCACGGCGGTGAACCGCGAAAAGGGCCTCGATTGGCTGCACCGCAGCGCCTACTCCGGCGGGCTGGACGTGCAGCATTTCTGGAAAAGCCGCTGGTGGAACGTCACGGGCAAACTGCTTTTCAGTCGGGTGCAAGGCTCCCCGGAAGCCATATTGGCCACTCAGCGCAGTTTCGAGCGCTATTTCCAGCGGGCCAATGCGCCGCACCTTCGGCTTGACCCCACCCGCACCGCACTCACCGGCACTGGCGGCACCGTCAAAATCGGGAAGTACGGCGGCAAGCCGGACAAATTGGGCGGCATCGTCAAATTCGAGGCGGGCGGCACCTGGCGTTCGCCCGAGTTCGAGGTGAACGACATCGGCTTCCTGCAAAGTGCCGACGAGGTGAACCACTTTGTGTGGGCGGGCTACCATATCCAGCAGCCGTTTTCGGTGTTTCGGAATATACGCTTCAACTACAACCACTGGTTCCGGTGGGACTTTGGCGGGCGGCACCTGTTCACGTTTTACAACGTGAATGCACACGCCTTTTTTCAGAGCAACTGGAATGTGGGCACGGGCTTTTTTCTCAACCCGCACGATATCTCCAACAATGCCCTGCGCGGCAGCGCGCCGTTGCGTCGGCCTAACGGTTATGGAGCGTTTGCCTACTTTGATTCGGATGAGCGGAAAAAGATGTCGTTCTACGGCAATGCCAATTTTTTCAACGGATTCGAGCGCGTCGTCACCTCGCGGAGCGTAAACGTCGGCATCAATGTGCAGGCCACCGATGCCCTACGTTTCGGCCTTTACCCCGGCTACGACTACGCCTGGCGGAAGCAAGACCAGTATGTGCAAACTGTGCGCCGGGGCGACGAGACCCGCACCATTGTGAGCGAGGTGAAGCAGCAGAGTTTTTCGCTAACCGGCCGCCTGACCTACAACCTGACCCCCAACCTGACCGTCCAGTATTACGGCCAACCCTTCATTTTCAGGGCGCTGTACAACCACTACGGCATCGTGACCGATCCGTTGGCGCAGGGTTATGACACGCGTTTCCATCGGTTCGGCGAGCAAGAGCTCACGGCCAAAGACGGCTTGTTTTCGGTGGACGAAAACCGCGACGGCACGACCGACTACACATTCTCCAAGCCCGATTTCAATTTTATCCAGTTCCGCTCCAACTTGGTGGTGCGCTGGGAGTACATCCCCGGTTCAGAGATCTTTTTGGTGTGGTCGCAGGGCGCCACCCCCGATGCGTACCACGATTTGGACACCCCGGTCATCCGCAGCCTGTTCGGCAATGTGTTCGACGTGCAGCCCGTGAACATTTTGTTGGTGAAGGCGACGTATCGGTTTTTGAAGTGA
- a CDS encoding S9 family peptidase encodes MKKTNALPAALLTIVGLLLPPALLPAQKAITLDDCFVYFRFYPEPGPHFHFLKDGVRYVEADDKGLRIHDVRNADFDSLVPLNLPPEAREYDEFTFSEDETKLILRTKKESVYRHSVLADYFVYDFTTAATTSVFEAGKQQFVALAPDGAHVAFVANNNLYVKDLATGETTQVTRDGERNHIINGLPDWVYEEEFSPVSGEGMVASKWSPDGSKIAFLRFDEREVPEFPLTWYEGGMYPRQSSFKYPKVGEPNSVVSVHIYDVDARTTIGQIDALEADDYVPRIHWTTDNQLVVTRLNRPQDTLELLLALSNRVLHDAAENKNWIPVRPLLRETDPAFVEIHDNLIFLKNGQQFIWTSERNGFNHVYLQNMDGKTVRPLTLGDFDVTAFYGVDEENGKFYYQTATPTPLDRQVWEGLLAGGEPRLMTPKLGMNEVTFSPTFDFYTHTWSDINTPPVVTLCRRNGEVLRTFTDNERVHHLTKEYGFAPKAFFAFDLAPTASGAGLPLNGWILKPADFDSTKKYPVLFDIYGGPNSQTVQNQYNGYIGAWHQLLAQKGYIVVSVDNRGTGARGRDFRKCTQLQLGKLETEDQIAAARYFGSLPWVDAGRIGIWGWSFGGYLSTSCILKGNDVFKMAMAVAPVTNWKWYDTAYTERYMRTTKDNARGYEDNSPINFADQLRGGNYLICHGMADDNVHWQQTTEMINALIKANKQFETYYYPNRNHGIYGKNATRHLFTKLTAFVLEKL; translated from the coding sequence ATGAAAAAAACAAATGCCTTACCCGCCGCCCTTCTGACGATAGTGGGCCTCCTTCTGCCTCCCGCGCTGCTTCCCGCGCAAAAAGCCATCACCCTCGACGACTGCTTTGTCTATTTCAGGTTCTACCCCGAACCGGGCCCCCATTTTCATTTTCTGAAAGACGGGGTGCGCTATGTGGAAGCCGACGACAAAGGGCTGCGCATCCATGACGTGCGCAATGCCGATTTCGATTCGCTGGTGCCGCTCAACCTGCCTCCCGAAGCGCGGGAATACGACGAGTTCACGTTCAGCGAGGATGAAACCAAACTCATCTTGCGCACGAAAAAAGAATCGGTGTATCGCCACTCCGTGTTGGCCGACTATTTTGTGTACGACTTCACGACAGCGGCCACCACATCTGTCTTCGAAGCAGGCAAGCAGCAATTTGTCGCGTTGGCACCCGACGGCGCTCATGTTGCCTTCGTGGCAAACAACAACTTGTACGTCAAGGATTTGGCTACCGGGGAAACCACACAGGTCACTCGCGATGGCGAACGCAACCACATCATCAATGGATTGCCCGACTGGGTTTATGAGGAAGAATTCAGCCCTGTCAGCGGCGAGGGCATGGTAGCGTCGAAATGGAGTCCCGATGGCTCCAAAATCGCCTTCCTCCGATTCGACGAGCGCGAGGTGCCAGAGTTTCCCCTCACATGGTATGAGGGCGGGATGTATCCGCGCCAGTCGTCATTCAAATATCCAAAGGTAGGCGAACCCAACTCGGTGGTCAGCGTGCACATCTACGATGTGGATGCGCGTACCACAATCGGTCAAATAGATGCCTTGGAAGCCGACGATTATGTGCCGCGCATTCATTGGACGACCGACAATCAGCTCGTCGTCACGCGGCTCAATCGCCCACAAGACACGCTCGAACTGCTGCTTGCTCTTTCCAACCGAGTGCTTCACGACGCGGCAGAAAACAAAAACTGGATACCCGTGCGCCCCCTTTTGCGAGAGACCGACCCCGCCTTCGTGGAAATCCACGACAACCTGATTTTTCTGAAAAACGGCCAGCAGTTCATCTGGACAAGCGAGCGCAACGGCTTCAATCACGTCTATCTGCAAAACATGGACGGGAAAACAGTGCGCCCACTCACTTTGGGCGACTTCGATGTGACGGCATTCTACGGCGTGGACGAAGAAAATGGTAAATTTTATTACCAAACAGCCACGCCCACCCCGCTCGACCGACAAGTGTGGGAAGGCTTGCTCGCGGGCGGCGAACCCAGATTGATGACCCCCAAACTCGGCATGAACGAAGTGACCTTCAGCCCTACCTTCGACTTCTACACGCACACTTGGTCGGACATCAACACCCCCCCGGTAGTGACGCTTTGCCGCCGCAATGGCGAAGTGCTGCGCACGTTTACCGACAATGAGCGCGTCCACCATTTGACTAAAGAATATGGCTTCGCTCCCAAGGCGTTTTTTGCCTTCGACCTTGCCCCGACAGCATCGGGAGCAGGACTGCCGCTAAACGGTTGGATACTCAAACCCGCCGACTTCGACAGCACGAAAAAATACCCTGTCCTGTTCGACATTTATGGTGGCCCAAACTCCCAGACCGTTCAGAATCAGTACAATGGCTACATCGGGGCGTGGCACCAATTGTTGGCACAAAAAGGCTACATCGTGGTCAGCGTGGACAATCGAGGCACGGGCGCTCGCGGACGCGACTTCAGAAAGTGTACCCAGCTCCAGCTCGGCAAACTTGAGACCGAAGACCAAATCGCCGCAGCCCGCTATTTCGGTTCTCTCCCTTGGGTGGATGCGGGGCGCATTGGCATCTGGGGCTGGAGCTTCGGCGGCTACCTGAGCACCTCCTGTATTTTGAAGGGCAACGACGTGTTCAAAATGGCCATGGCCGTCGCCCCAGTCACCAACTGGAAATGGTACGACACGGCCTACACCGAGCGATATATGCGCACCACCAAAGACAATGCAAGGGGCTATGAAGACAATTCACCCATCAACTTCGCCGACCAACTGCGCGGGGGAAACTACCTCATCTGCCACGGTATGGCCGACGACAACGTGCATTGGCAACAAACAACAGAGATGATAAATGCCTTGATAAAAGCGAACAAACAGTTCGAGACTTATTACTACCCCAACCGCAATCACGGCATCTACGGGAAAAACGCCACGCGCCACCTATTCACCAAATTGACCGCGTTTGTGTTGGAGAAACTGTGA